In a single window of the Streptomyces sp. NBC_00353 genome:
- a CDS encoding multifunctional oxoglutarate decarboxylase/oxoglutarate dehydrogenase thiamine pyrophosphate-binding subunit/dihydrolipoyllysine-residue succinyltransferase subunit, which translates to MSSQSPSNSSISTDQASPGANPAAAFGPNEWLVDEIYQQYLQDPNSVDRAWWDFFADYKPGTSGTADKPVPGAAAAGAAVTPAPAATAPAQTDHAAPAAPAQPVAQAPAPAAAPAAPAAPAVAAPAAPAAPAAPVKAAPAAPAAPAAAKAPAKAAPATAAAEGPEYVTLRGPSAAVAKNMNASLELPTATSVRAVPVKLLFDNRIVINNHLKRARGGKISFTHLIGYAMVQALKAMPSMNYSFAEKDGKPTLVKPEHVNLGLAIDLVKPNGDRQLVVAAIKKAETLNFFEFWQAYEDIVRRARIGKLGMDDFTGVTASLTNPGGIGTVHSVPRLMPGQGLIMGVGAMDYPAEFQGTSQDTLNKLGISKVMTLTSTYDHRVIQGAASGEFLRILAQLLLGENEFYDEIFKALRIPYEPVRWLKDIDASHDDDVTKAARVFELIHSYRVRGHVMADTDPLEYRQRKHPDLDITEHGLTLWDLERDFAVGGFAGKTMMKLRDILGVLRESYCRTTGIEFMHIQDPKQRKWLQDRVERPRPKPEREEQLRILRRLNAAEAFETFLQTKYVGQKRFSLEGGESVIPLLDAVIDSAAEARLDEVVIGMAHRGRLNVLANIVGKSYAQIFREFEGNLDPRSMHGSGDVKYHLGAEGTFTGLDGEQIKVSLAANPSHLEAVDPVLEGIARAKQDIINKGGTDFTVLPVALHGDAAFAGQGVVAETLNMSQLRGYRTGGTVHVVINNQVGFTAAPESSRSSMYATDVARMIEAPIIHVNGDDPEAVVRVARLAFEFRQAFNKDVVIDLICYRRRGHNEGDNPEFTNPQMYTLIDKKRSVRKLYTESLIGRGDITLEEAEQALQDFQGQLEKVFAEVREATSAPAQTHVPDAQPEFPVAVTTAVSQEVVKRIAESQVNIPERITVHPRLMPQMQRRAASVENGTIDWGMGETLAIGSLLMEGTPVRLAGQDTRRGTFGQRHAVLVDQVTGEDYTPLLYLTDEQARYNVYDSLLSEYAAMGFEYGYSLARPESLVIWEAQFGDFVNGAQTVVDEFISSAEQKWGQTSGVTLLLPHGYEGQGPDHSSARPERFLQMCAQDNMTVAMPTLPSNYFHLLRWQVHNPHHKPLIVFTPKSMLRLKAAASKVEEFTTGGFRPVIGDDSVDPNAVRKVVFCAGKVYYDLEAEREKRGVTDTAIIRLERLYPLPGAELQAEIAKYPNAEKYLWAQEEPANQGAWPFIALNLIDHLDLAVGADVPHGERLRRISRPHGSSPAVGSAKRHQAEQAQLVAEVFEA; encoded by the coding sequence GTGTCGTCTCAGTCCCCCAGTAACTCGAGCATCTCGACCGACCAAGCCAGCCCGGGTGCAAACCCGGCTGCCGCTTTCGGCCCCAATGAGTGGCTCGTCGACGAGATCTACCAGCAGTACCTCCAGGATCCCAATTCGGTCGATCGCGCCTGGTGGGACTTCTTCGCCGACTACAAGCCGGGTACGTCCGGCACGGCGGACAAGCCCGTTCCCGGCGCCGCAGCCGCGGGGGCTGCGGTAACTCCGGCCCCGGCTGCCACCGCACCGGCGCAGACCGACCACGCCGCACCGGCCGCTCCGGCGCAGCCCGTGGCCCAGGCTCCGGCTCCGGCCGCCGCACCCGCCGCCCCGGCGGCGCCCGCGGTTGCCGCACCCGCTGCTCCGGCCGCACCGGCCGCTCCGGTGAAGGCCGCGCCCGCGGCACCCGCCGCGCCGGCAGCCGCGAAGGCCCCCGCCAAGGCGGCCCCGGCCACCGCGGCGGCCGAGGGCCCCGAGTACGTGACGCTGCGCGGTCCGTCCGCCGCCGTTGCGAAGAACATGAACGCCTCGCTGGAGCTGCCGACGGCCACGTCCGTCCGCGCCGTCCCGGTGAAGCTGCTCTTCGACAACCGCATCGTCATCAACAACCACCTCAAGCGCGCCCGCGGCGGGAAGATCTCCTTCACGCACCTCATCGGGTACGCGATGGTGCAGGCCCTCAAGGCCATGCCGTCGATGAACTACTCCTTCGCGGAGAAGGACGGCAAGCCGACCCTGGTCAAGCCGGAGCACGTCAACCTCGGTCTGGCCATCGACCTGGTGAAGCCGAACGGCGACCGCCAGCTGGTCGTCGCGGCCATCAAGAAGGCCGAGACACTCAACTTCTTCGAGTTCTGGCAGGCGTACGAGGACATCGTCCGCCGCGCCCGCATCGGCAAGCTCGGCATGGACGACTTCACCGGAGTCACCGCCTCGCTGACCAACCCCGGCGGCATCGGCACCGTCCACTCGGTGCCCCGCCTGATGCCCGGTCAGGGCCTCATCATGGGTGTCGGCGCGATGGACTACCCGGCGGAGTTCCAGGGCACCTCCCAGGACACCCTGAACAAGCTGGGCATCTCGAAGGTCATGACGCTGACCTCGACGTACGACCACCGGGTCATCCAGGGCGCCGCCTCCGGCGAGTTCCTGCGGATCCTGGCCCAGCTGCTGCTCGGCGAGAACGAGTTCTACGACGAGATCTTCAAGGCGCTGCGCATCCCCTACGAGCCGGTCCGCTGGCTCAAGGACATCGACGCCTCGCACGACGACGACGTCACCAAGGCCGCGCGGGTCTTCGAGCTGATCCACTCCTACCGGGTCCGCGGTCACGTCATGGCCGACACCGACCCGCTGGAGTACCGCCAGCGCAAGCACCCCGACCTGGACATCACCGAGCACGGCCTCACCCTGTGGGACCTGGAGCGGGACTTCGCGGTCGGCGGTTTCGCCGGCAAGACGATGATGAAGCTCCGCGACATCCTCGGTGTGCTGCGTGAGTCGTACTGCCGCACCACCGGCATCGAGTTCATGCACATCCAGGACCCGAAGCAGCGCAAGTGGCTCCAGGACCGGGTGGAGCGTCCGCGCCCGAAGCCGGAGCGCGAGGAGCAGCTGCGGATCCTGCGCCGCCTCAACGCCGCCGAGGCGTTCGAGACGTTCCTGCAGACCAAGTACGTCGGCCAGAAGCGGTTCTCGCTGGAGGGCGGCGAGTCCGTCATCCCGCTGCTCGACGCCGTCATCGACTCCGCAGCCGAGGCCCGCCTCGACGAGGTCGTCATCGGCATGGCCCACCGCGGCCGGCTGAACGTCCTGGCGAACATCGTCGGCAAGTCGTACGCGCAGATCTTCCGTGAGTTCGAGGGCAACCTCGACCCGCGGTCGATGCACGGCTCCGGCGACGTGAAGTACCACCTGGGCGCCGAGGGCACCTTCACCGGCCTGGACGGCGAGCAGATCAAGGTCTCGCTGGCCGCCAACCCCTCGCACCTGGAGGCGGTCGACCCGGTCCTGGAGGGCATCGCCCGCGCCAAGCAGGACATCATCAACAAGGGCGGCACGGACTTCACGGTCCTGCCCGTCGCGCTCCACGGCGACGCGGCCTTCGCGGGCCAGGGCGTCGTCGCCGAGACGCTCAACATGTCGCAGCTGCGCGGCTACCGCACCGGCGGCACCGTGCACGTGGTGATCAACAACCAGGTCGGCTTCACCGCCGCCCCGGAATCGTCGCGTTCCTCGATGTACGCCACCGACGTGGCGCGCATGATCGAGGCGCCGATCATCCACGTCAACGGCGACGACCCCGAGGCCGTCGTCCGGGTGGCCCGTCTCGCCTTCGAGTTCCGCCAGGCGTTCAACAAGGACGTCGTGATCGACCTCATCTGCTACCGCCGCCGCGGTCACAACGAGGGCGACAACCCGGAGTTCACCAACCCGCAGATGTACACCCTGATCGACAAGAAGCGCTCGGTGCGCAAGCTGTACACCGAGTCGCTCATCGGTCGCGGCGACATCACGCTGGAAGAGGCCGAGCAGGCGCTCCAGGACTTCCAGGGCCAGCTGGAGAAGGTCTTCGCGGAGGTCCGCGAAGCCACCTCGGCTCCGGCTCAGACCCATGTCCCGGACGCGCAGCCCGAGTTCCCGGTCGCCGTCACCACCGCGGTCTCCCAGGAGGTCGTGAAGCGGATCGCCGAGTCCCAGGTCAACATCCCGGAGCGGATCACGGTCCACCCGCGCCTGATGCCGCAGATGCAGCGCCGTGCCGCCTCGGTGGAGAACGGCACGATCGACTGGGGCATGGGCGAGACCCTGGCCATCGGTTCGCTGCTGATGGAGGGCACTCCGGTCCGGCTCGCCGGCCAGGACACCCGCCGCGGCACCTTCGGTCAGCGTCACGCGGTCCTCGTCGACCAGGTGACCGGCGAGGACTACACCCCGCTGCTCTACCTCACCGACGAGCAGGCCCGTTACAACGTCTACGACTCGCTGCTCTCCGAGTACGCGGCGATGGGCTTCGAGTACGGCTACTCGCTGGCCCGCCCGGAGTCGCTGGTCATCTGGGAGGCCCAGTTCGGTGACTTCGTCAACGGCGCGCAGACCGTCGTCGACGAGTTCATCTCCTCGGCCGAGCAGAAGTGGGGCCAGACCTCCGGCGTCACGCTGCTCCTGCCGCACGGCTACGAGGGCCAGGGCCCGGACCACTCGTCCGCCCGCCCGGAGCGCTTCCTCCAGATGTGCGCGCAGGACAACATGACGGTCGCCATGCCGACGCTGCCGTCGAACTACTTCCACCTCCTGCGGTGGCAGGTGCACAACCCGCACCACAAGCCGCTGATCGTCTTCACCCCGAAGTCGATGCTCCGTCTCAAGGCGGCGGCGTCGAAGGTGGAGGAGTTCACCACCGGCGGCTTCCGCCCGGTGATCGGCGACGACTCGGTCGACCCGAACGCGGTCCGCAAGGTCGTCTTCTGCGCCGGCAAGGTCTACTACGACCTGGAGGCCGAGCGCGAGAAGCGCGGTGTCACGGACACGGCGATCATCCGTCTGGAGCGCCTGTACCCGCTGCCGGGTGCCGAGCTCCAGGCCGAGATCGCCAAGTACCCGAACGCCGAGAAGTACCTGTGGGCCCAGGAGGAGCCGGCCAACCAGGGCGCCTGGCCGTTCATCGCCCTGAACCTGATCGACCACCTGGACCTGGCCGTCGGCGCCGACGTCCCGCACGGTGAGCGCCTGCGCCGTATCTCGCGGCCGCACGGCTCGTCCCCGGCGGTCGGCTCGGCCAAGCGGCACCAGGCGGAGCAGGCTCAGCTGGTCGCCGAGGTCTTCGAGGCCTGA